A genomic window from Neoarius graeffei isolate fNeoGra1 chromosome 5, fNeoGra1.pri, whole genome shotgun sequence includes:
- the LOC132886004 gene encoding hemoglobin subunit beta-like, whose translation MVEWTDFERSTIQDVFSKIDAASIGHQALARCLVVYPWTQRYFANFGNLYNASAIIGNAKVAAHGLTVVRGLETAVKNMDSIKANFTELSVLHSEKLKVDPDNFKLLADCITIVIAASLGTSFTAEIQATLQKFMSVVVSALGKQYY comes from the exons ATGGTTGAGTGGACAGACTTTGAGCGTTCTACCATCCAGGATGTCTTTTCCAAGATAGATGCCGCATCAATCGGTCACCAGGCACTGGCAAG GTGTCTTGTCGTGTACCCATGGACCCAGAGGTACTTTGCTAACTTTGGAAACTTGTACAACGCCTCTGCCATCATTGGAAACGCCAAGGTTGCTGCCCACGGCTTGACAGTAGTCCGTGGTCTGGAGACAGCTGTGAAGAACATGGACAGCATCAAGGCCAATTTCACTGAGCTGAGTGTGCTGCACTCTGAGAAACTGAAAGTGGATCCTGATAACTTCAAG CTACTGGCTGACTGCATCACCATTGTCATTGCCGCCTCTCTGGGTACCAGCTTCACAGCTGAAATACAGGCAACTCTGCAGAAGTTCATGTCTGTTGTAGTCTCTGCACTTGGAAAGCAGTACTACTAA
- the LOC132886005 gene encoding hemoglobin embryonic subunit alpha-like, whose product MSLSGKDKDNVKAFWAKISSKADEIGADALYRMLTVYPQTKTYFAHWNDLSKGSAQVKKHGKIIMGGVGEAVKKIDDLTNGLLKLSELHAYQLRVDPSNFKILAHNLLVVLAMLFPDHFTPEVHVSMDKFLAAVSLALAEKYR is encoded by the exons ATGAGTCTCTCTGGCAAGGACAAAGACAACGTCAAAGCCTTCTGGGCCAAGATCAGCTCAAAGGCTGACGAGATAGGTGCTGATGCTCTGTACAG GATGCTGACTGTTTACCCCCAGACCAAGACCTATTTTGCCCACTGGAATGATTTGAGCAAGGGCTCTGCCCAAGTGAAGAAGCATGGAAAGATTATTATGGGTGGCGTGGGAGAAGCTGTCAAAAAAATCGATGACCTGACCAATGGGTTGCTGAAACTAAGCGAGCTGCACGCTTACCAGCTACGTGTTGACCCGTCCAACTTCAAG ATCCTGGCCCACAACTTGCTTGTTGTTCTGGCCATGTTGTTCCCTGATCACTTTACTCCTGAGGTTCATGTGTCCATGGATAAGTTTCTTGCTGCCGTGTCCCTGGCTCTCGCTGAGAAGTACCGATAA